Part of the Gadus chalcogrammus isolate NIFS_2021 chromosome 22, NIFS_Gcha_1.0, whole genome shotgun sequence genome is shown below.
GTTAAACATgcagtattttgttatttttataaaacCCAGAACATCTTTGGTCGTAAAACAATTTCAGTTACAGTTCATTTTTTCACATACAATATTATACATGTACAAGGTGCAATGCATTTCCTAGCCATGCTTGACACACTGTAAGAGCTCCAAGTAACTGTGATCTCTGATACTATGGACCAAATGCCTTGTTACACCAAAAAAATCTTTGATGGTCCACCAAACCTTCTTATGACTAAAATATTCTAGATTGCTCTAGATAATTCATAATATTTCTGACCAATAAACTACTACACTTTGGATGAAGTCATTcttttaaattaattatttatttgtaataacTCCCACTTTCTACCAGCAGATGACACTGTATTCACATGTTAATGAGAAGGACCACAATAAATGAGTTGGTTATTACCTGCCAACACCTTTGCTCAATACACTTTACACTATGATCTGATAATTtaaatgctaaagatattaacaTGTAAGCAGATTACTTAAAGAGATACCTTTATAGTAAAATATAAAAGTTTTAAGTATAGCACCATTGGATTGTGTCAGAATCAAAGTCAAGATAATAATGGATAACTGTTTGCGTATTTCACTGGTGACTTATTTAACTGTACGTGTGTATCGTGTTACTCAAGATTGCAGTGGCTCTTTCATTGCATAAGCGAACAGGTTTGAGtttaataacaaaacaaatgtcGTCTTGTAGAAGTTTCTTGAAAAGGATTTACAGTATACAATTGTCACTCTGTTACAAACATTATGAGTATGTCTTATGGTAACCTTTGGAAGCACTGTATGTCGAGGTAATTTTAGCCACCAAAGGATACTTTGTTATTGCTCTGTGTGCATACGTCTGGTCTATGTGCATCTGTTGAAGAAtaaggaaatgaaaaaaaacagatgtggacccacacacacacaggagcaagaaactacagaacacacacacacacacacacacatttgaaacattccACCGTagaagaggtcagaggtcacattATTCTGGGTTGGGCCCGGCAAGTGCCACGGCCCTTGGGAACcctaaaaaaacacacagccacagaatATACGCACACTGTGTGAGACTGTGCGACAATGCTGCCGCACCCCTGCTTACACACCCCACAGAAATGCTGTCATTAGAGTCCAAGACACGTGGAGTGGAGGAATGGAATGAGTCCGGGCGGGCTGCCGTTGGTTGTTGTGGGCCGAGGAGCAGGCAGGGTGTGAGGTCTCATCTGAGTTGGGTTCGGATCCCAGGGGGCATGGGGTTCTCTGCAGGGGGatcgagggagagacggagcaCGGTGAGATTGGAACAAAATGTATACCTCTTCCACTAACAATGGATTAGAtacattatggaaaaaatcatagtcatgattattttggtcaatattgaaatcatgatTATTCAAAAAAttatttgagtttgaaaacatgatgcaattattcagcatttctctccagaaaatgcctttgtaactgagaacctTGAAATGCCCCCTTAAAAAgacaccaaaaaaaaataatatagaaaatgaacaaatcaaaaataatgtacaaatatgtatccgGCTGTTCTGTTCTGCAATTTCAATATCCAATATCCAATATCCATCCAACAAAAAGATATCGTTTGAAGCAAAAATCGAAAAAGCGATTGCACAGCCCTACTTTAGTATTGGTGGAAGATGGACCGGACCGGACCAGGTCTGGTCTAcactgggggtgtgggggggggatggggggctcACCTCTGTTCTGTTTGCTGGGGTAGATGCGGAGGAAGGGCTTGTACTCTTCAGGCGGGGGCAGGTCTTCCACCGGATGGAACTGGAACTTGGACTCAAAGTCGTCTAGAAGCGGTACGACGAGAGACCATGCCATTAGAGGACGCCACCCTGTCTAGCATACAGGTATTTCATCCTGAGACACAGGAGATTACTATACTCTGCTACGACCGCTgttgcttcacacacacacacacacacacacacacacacacacacacacacacacacacacacacacacacacacacacacacacacacacacacacacacacacacacacacacacacacacacacacacacacacacacacacacacacacgcaggcccaCCCAGGCTGTGCAGGTGTCCGTTCCTGAGGCTTGCGGGGggcaggaagggaggaggaggtggaatgCGGCCAGACAGCTCTGTGGTGGGCGACCtggcgggcggggcggggggaggagccaaGCGACTCACACCTGTTGCCATGGGTACAGCATCGAAGAACAGCATCAGCGGAATGTCAAAGACGTTACCGTTCAGGTAAACCGATTAACAGTTAAGATGGACGTTTGAGAGCGTGTATGTAAATAAAGAATTTAAATGGACAAAGTCCTCTATAATCCCATTTTTACATGATTACATGGCACTTTCTCAGAGGACACAAGAGAAAAGAAGATACAAATGTGATATTCAATGCATAATAGACTGGTTATTACATAATTCAAGCGGGAAAAGAAAGGCAGTAAAACCTGTAAAAGGAATGAAGCGTAGTACAATATAACTTTAAACAGAATGGATTATATCAAAGGCCACCGAGTCCTAAAGGGTAGCCTCTGTCCCCAGGGGGCTAGAGTCATGACAGAGGGCTGGACAGAACCAGGCCAGAGgagcagagtggggggggggggggggggggggggggcgtacctgCGCTGCGGGGCACCGCCGGAGGCCGTCGGGTGGGGGCGGTGCAGGGGTAGGACGGAGGCAgcgggggcagagggggagCCCCGAGGCGCTGGGACATGGGGGGGgcctggggagggggtgggggcgggggcagcGTGGTGGGGCAGCTGGGCGTGAAGGACGccgggagtggggggggggaggcgggggtccCAGGGAGACGTGGCAGGCGGGCGGCGGGTAGAAGCACCCCGAGGAGCGGTTGGGGTTGGAGGAGGGCggtgcagagggaggggggtggggagggggggtgaggggctgcgggtggtggtggtgggggtggtggtgggggtgggggtggtggtgctgcacGGGCAGCCAGGTGGGGCGGGTGACCTGGtggggcggaggcgggggggggcaggtggggaCGGGGGGTGGCCTGCTGACGGGGCGGTCCTggagcggggcgggggggggctgctgtaGCAGGGGCGccggcggaggaggtggagggggggggggtggtggtgggacggCGAAGGGGGGCGGcggtggggaggaggtgggggcggggggcggcaACGGCCTGCcggtgtgggagggggagggcggggccgaGTGGGAGGGGCCTGTGGAGCGCTGCTGGGCGGGAACGGCAGCGCCGCCCTCCATCGGctggaggggcggggcggggtCGGTGCTGGACTCGCCGGGCGGGGGCTGGTTCCACACGGGTCTGGGGGTCACCGACGAGCTGGAACGAGACACTGGaggcaacacgcacacacacacacacacacacgcgcacaattAAGAGGGAGATCTAGCACAGCGTCGAGGACCACCGAGGTGTGCTCCACCGTACCCACCTGGGCTCTTCACTGCATCCTTCTGTCCTACGGGCCGCAGTGTGGGGAACCCCCCGGCGAAGAGGCCCCCGAGGGTGTGGCCTGCCCCGCCCTGAGCCCCCTGGTTACAGCCTGGACCGCTGGACACATCTGCACCGCTGGGCTCTGggggacaccacacacacacacacacacacacacacacacacacacacacgtacttgaGTATTATATTAATGAGCATGAATGTGATGGAAAATTAAGGATAATCAACTGACTATTTGAATGACTTCCGTATTAAAACATTAACCTCAAAATGTACTTGTTAATGATGATGTTAATGCCTCAGCAAGGTTTTGACCACCACTGTTCTTTGGTTATAAACATAACATAGACTAGACgagtgtgtgtattcaaataGTACAAAATAAGTGTGGTAGGAATTTTCACCAGTCGTTTCCGTCTAAACTCTTTAAGACTAAAGATTCATCCGAACTTATAACAATAAGCATACAATACCATACAACAAACATAGAATAATCGGAGGCCTAAGATGGGAGTTCGCTCCATCTTAGGTCCAATGCATTGGCAAAAGCAAGGACTTCTTATCCAGTAGCACAGGTCTCGGAAATGCTGAGAGCAGCTCTGACCCCCTCATGACGTGGGGTGGAAAAATCCATAGGTTGTTTCCCCTTCATCATGTAAGCTGTCTTCTATTCCCTGCACTGTCAAGCCACCCTACCTCTTCCTAGTAATCCAACGTTAACCTTTGGGCCTGGGGTAAACCGGGCACAAGGGCGCAGGGATCCCCTTATACATTCTTCTACTTGACGGGAATACAGGAAACTCTTTGGGTAAACATTATTGGATGATCATTGACAACTGCAATGTGGGGAGACGTAGTGGTGACGTCTCAGTTGGACCCTTTGACCCTTGATCACCCCAAGGGTGTCGGCGAAAAGGCACAATCAACAAATGGCAGTCAGAGAAATTGAATGTGAAAATGTAATTTTCCATTacaataatttcaaatatagaaCCAAAAGAAACTCTTCacactaaaaaatatatatgatacaGCAATACATCATTTGTTTCAGTATTGTAATCTCTCCTTTgcatttctccctccctctcttttcattcctctcctttcactcatctcctctctcgTTCCTCTAATGTCACGCTTGCCTATAGCGGACGATACTTCTCCTCGTTCACTGCCCCAGCTCCTCCCTGCTTGGAGCTCACTAAACAAACACCCTCTGTtacactgtctgtctctctctctctctctctccccctctccccctctcactccctccctctccccctctgtccctctctcaaaTTCTCTTACCTCGCCTCACCTCTCTCCCATGAGACAATGACTCCCAGTGACAACAGATTCACGTGGCGCTCATTGACTGCCTGGGACGGATTCTGTCTGCGTACGTGTTTCCGTTTATTGGGCGATTGtcatgtgcgtctgtgtgtttaaacatGCTAATCCTGCGGCTGcatgtaactgtgtgtgtgtgtgtgtgtgtgcagggccgccGGACTGCGGGTACGAGTTAcacagttgtgggggggcccaaggcagagggggggggcccatgggaataaaaaaaataataataataattatgtctGTAGAATTTTCTACCAATTCCCTAGTGGTAGGAGCCATCAcgacctcttgtatacagggcccagaatttggCCCTACagccctgtgtgcgtgtgtgtgtgtgcgtgcctgaatGCATGAATGTGTATGTTCGTGTGTAGGACATGGCTCTCCCTTACTGTCGACCACGGGCTCACTGCGGTCGTTGACCTGTGTGACCTTCCTGAGCCTGGCTCCTTTCTGGATGTCCGCCAACAGggcacccctgccccccccctcacagctGGACTGGGACCTGGGAGGGGCCGAGGAGCGTCGAGGCTgtctcagagggagagagagggaggagaagggaagagagagagagattataatATTTGCCAGGTTGCCATTGTAAATAGGTAATTGTTCTTAATGACGGTTAATGacggttaaataaaggttgaataaaaaacaaataaaatattatcgttcattttaatattattaatgaATGTGTTGTAATGTTCAAATGCTTTAGCAACCCCTTTGGTATATGTCCTGTATAGAATAATCAAAACAGCCTTACCGAaatgaaatagagagagagggagaaagagggagagagagagagtaacagagatagagagacgtgtgagtgtgtgtgaagagtGGCTGCTTTTTATAGAAACAATACTTGGGAGAGGCATTTGACGTGTCCACAGGTTTACTTTAGATTTACTCCTGCCTCTCCTTCCCTTTGAATTGCTCTGTGGCTGTCCTGAGCCCACgctttttattttacattagaGCAATGCGAGCTAGGGATGCAACAGGACACTTTACTGCCATCTGACCACccaccatctgtgtgtgtgtgtgtgtgtgtgtggtgtgtggtgtgtggtgtgtggtgtgtgtgtgtgtgtgtgtgtgtgtgtgtgtgtgtgtgtggtgtggggtgtgtggtgtgtggtgtgtgtgtgtgtgtgtgtgtgtgtgtgtgtgtgtgtgtgtgtgtgtgtgtgtgtgtgtgtgtgtgtgtgtgtgtgtgtgtgtgtgtgtaactgtacCTCTGATCAATAATGCAGATAGCCTGCAGGTTGAAAGCCAATGAGCATGTTGCGTGTAGAATGGCATCAGAGTGTGTGGCGGACAAATAGAATCTGACTTAAAGCccaaaggggagggaggaagagggagggagagagagagagagagagagagagagagagagagagagagagagagaggcggagaaagagagagagagagagagagagagagagagagagagagagagagagagagagagagagagagagagagagagagatgaatacaCCAATTTCCTATTCTACTTAAAGGTAAGTGGCATGGATGAGGAAACTCAATGTTGAGCAAGCAAATGTCCGCCCCAGGATTTGGATCCAACCACCTGTTGTTTACCAATTAAAGCAGGTCACCAATTAGGCCACAGGTTGAAGAACACTAACGAGTTTAATGAGCCGCCTCGGTACAGCGTTGACAGGGCAAAGCCACGGTTGAACCCCCAGCGGAACGCTCCATGAGGTTTAATGTACGAACATAATGGACGGCTGCGGCCTGAGGTTCTACCTGCAGAGGAGCTGCGACGAAGAGTGGGGGTGGCGGAGGAGGtgcggggggaggaggtgggggaggagctggtgaaGACATGGCTTCCCCTCAGGTACCTTGATGGGGAGTAAAACAAAAACACGCTTACTGTAACCCCAAACAACATTAGTCGTAGCGGTTGTCGGAGTGTATGTGGATGACGGCTGGTTCCCCTGGCCGAGTCTGGTTGGACTCCTGGGCTGGGTAAGGCTGCACCGCTGGTGCACATTGAGTTACCAGTGTGCataggttaaaccagccatctcaacacacacactcactcaaggATATCCTACATGGCAACACGGtctggtgctccatgttgccatgtagGAGATCTCTTTCAATCAGCCTCGGCCAGGTCAGGCTGCTTGAACCACCcatcgaccacacacacactcccacagcgGGTTAAGACTCAAATATTGAGTATTAGCACACAGTTCGCTTTCAAGTGTTAAAATATTTGATGTTCTCAACTTTCAAGTACCTCTTCAACATCACTAAGACAATACATTCAAGTAAAAGGCAAAGTGCAAATAATTAGCATTTCAAACTTAATGCAGGCTTATTTAACCATGTAGCATTTACTGCTAGGTAGTTTTCTATAAAAGCGTAAACAACACTTGATTGAGAAAGTGGATAAATACATAAATGCCTCAAAATGCATATGTAAAGTATAGGCAAACTTCTCTCTAtaactatttctctctctcttttcccctctctcttctcttctctctttccctctttcctcccctATACAGGAAGATATTTCACCGCTCATGTCGCAAACAGGATACAGTGAGAGAACTCCTTCCTCTCTAGGGAAATCCAAGAACCCCATTCCCTATTCTCCACCctccacatatacacacatgcattcacacacacacacacacacacacacacacacacacacacacacacacacacacacacacacacacacacacacacacacacacacacacacacacacacacacacacacacacacacatactacgtCCAGTGGCTGGGTGGGTGGAGAGGAACAATGGTTTGCGTTGTGTCC
Proteins encoded:
- the LOC130376069 gene encoding LOW QUALITY PROTEIN: WAS/WASL-interacting protein family member 3-like (The sequence of the model RefSeq protein was modified relative to this genomic sequence to represent the inferred CDS: inserted 1 base in 1 codon), with the translated sequence MSSPAPPPPPPPAPPPPPPLFVAAPLQPRRSSAPPRSQSSCEGGGRGALLADIQKGARLRKVTQVNDRSEPVVDKPSGADVSSGPGCNQGAQGGAGHTLGGLFAGGFPTLRPVGQKDAVKSPVSRSSSSVTPRPVWNQPPPGESSTDPAPPLQPMEGGAAVPAQQRSTGPSHSAPPSPSHTGRPLPPPAPTSSPPPPPFAVPPPPPPPPPPPPAPLLQQPPPAPLQDRPVSRPPPVPTCPPPPPPHQVTRPTWLPVQHHHPHPHHHPHHHHPQPLTPPPHPPPSAPPSSNPNRSSGCFYPPPACHVSLGPPPXPPPLPASFTPSCPTTLPPPPPPPQAPPMSQRLGAPPLPPLPPSYPCTAPTRRPPAVPRSAGVSRLAPPPAPPARSPTTELSGRIPPPPPFLPPASLRNGHLHSLDDFESKFQFHPVEDLPPPEEYKPFLRIYPSKQNRENPMPPGIRTQLR